The Bacillota bacterium genomic interval ATAGCTTGTAGGCCCTGTCGATCCGTTGAGCAATATCTTGTATCGCCTGGGAGCCTAACAGGTTCCAATAAGCGAAACGCTTTTTCTTCTTCAGTTTCGTGATGTGCTTCATCAGCTTATTGACGTTGAGGCTCTTTCCGTACAGCCGGTAGTATCTCCTGTGCAGGGCGATCAAGTGGTTGTAGAGGCTCCCCGCGATGTTGAGGGCCTTATGGAGCCTCTTATTGCGTTTCGACTGGTACAGCTTGAAGCAGTAGGTTTTCACTTGTTTTTCTGCTCCTCGATATACTTGCGAACCGTTTCTTCGGAGATGTGGCCGGCTGATTCGCAGTAATACGATCTTGTCCATAGGGTTGGCATCCGGCTTTTCATCCGCGGAATAGCCTTGGTTGTTGCTGATCGTTTCCATCGGTTTGGGTTCATGGTTTAATTATGCCATGATTAATTAGATATCTGATAGGCTTATATGCCGCCTTTCATCCCACCCTTAAAAGGGTGGGCTTTCCCAGCGGCGGATCGTAACCCCCGGAGAGGCTGGGGATACATTCATGGGTCTCCTCTACAGGCCTTGCCTGTTCCATGGCCCTCTTGATGACCCGGGCGTAGGCCGTGGTGTAGTCCTCCTCTCCCTGGCCCTCAGGTTTCACCATCTCGCCCGTTATGATCCTCCCTGCCAGCTCCCCGGCGGGCATTGAGGCTGCCCTGGCCTGGGAAACCGCCAGGTCTCGCTGGAGCTTGAGCATGTTGACGGGAGATCCCAGGCGGTTCATCTTCCCGTACTGCGTTGGGCAGTGGCACAGCGCCTCCACAACGGAGAAGCCCCTGTGAACCAAGGCTCTCTTTATGTAGCCCGAGAGCTCTAGGGCGTGATAGGATGTGGAACGTGCCACGTAGGTGGCCCCCGCCACCTGGGCCAGGGCCGGTATGTCCACGGCCCGCTCGGCATTGCCATAGGGCGTTGTGGTTGTGAGGCCACCCTTGGGGGTGGTAGGGGCATACTGCCCCCCTGTCATGCCGTAGTTGGAGTTGTTAAGCACCAGGGCGGTGATGTCCAGGTTCCTCCTGGCGGCGTGGAGGAAGTGGTTTCCCCCGATGGAGAGGCAGTCACCGTCACCCATGATGGCAACCACCATGAGGGAGGGATTGGCGATCTTCACGCCTGTGGCAAAGGGAAGCGCCCTACCGTGGGTGGGCTGGAAACCCGGGAGATTGAGGTAGCCCGAGGCCCTCCCCGAGCACCCGATCCCCGACACCACCACAACGTCCTCCCGCCTTACCCCCGACCCCGCCAGGGCGCGGATGAGCGCCCCTATGACTATGCCGTTACCGCATCCTTGGCACCAGATGGTAGGGAGCCTCTCTGGCCTCAGGTAGGTCTGGATGGTCCTGGCAAAACCGCCGGTCATGACGAACAGGCCTCCTTGACCACCCCGGCTATCTCCTGGATGCTTATCATCCTGCTGTCTACCCGGTTCACGCCCACCACCCGGACGTCCTTAGGGGCGGCCCTTTCCACCTCCCCCAGGATCTGGCCCAGGTTCATCTCGGGCACCACCGCCAGGGCAGCGCGGCCCAGGGCACCGGCTAACTCCCGGGCGGGGAAGGGCCATAGGATAACGGGCCTGAAGAGTCCCACCCTGCACCCCTCAGCCCTGAGGCCCTTGACCGCCGCCAAGGCCCATCTTGCAACGGAGCCGTAGGCCACGATGACCGCCTCGGCGTCCTCCAGCCAGTACTCCTCGTACATGGCCACATCTTCTGTCACCTTGGAGTTCAGGCGCCTGATGGCCCTGTCTATGGTGGGGGGATGACCCGTGCAGGGGAAGCCCGTGTCGTCATGGACGATCCCCGTGGTGTACCAGGTGTAGCCATCGCCGAAGCTGGCCATAGGGGGCACCCCGTCCCCTGCCGCCCTGTAGGGCTGGTACTCCTCCGGGGGCACCCCAGGTCTTGGGCGTTCCACTATCTCCAGGCTGCCGGGGACCTCCATGTCCTCGCTCATGTGGCCCACCATAGCGTCGCTGAGGATTACCACGGGTAGGCGAAACCTCTCAGATATGTTGAAGGCCTTCACCGTGACATCATAGGTCTCCCGGGATGACCAGGGAGCCAGGGCCACCACGGGGTGGTCGCCATGGGTCCCCCACCGCGCCTGCATCACATCGCCCTGGGCGGGGTGGGTGGCAACCCCGGAACTGGGCCCCACCCTCTGCACATCCACGACGACACAGGGCACCTCGGCCATGGCGGCAAACCCGAGGTTCTCCTGCATCAGGGAGAACCCAGGACCGCTGGTGGCTGTCATGGACTTAGCCCCGGCCATTGAGGCCCCTATGACGGCACCGATGCTGGCTATCTCGTCCTCCATTTGTATGAAGCTGCCCCCTACCTCGGGCAGCCGCCTGGCCAGGACCTCAGCGATCTCGCTGGCAGGGGTTATGGGATAACCCGCGAAGAACCTCATCCCCGCCGCTATGGCTGCCTCAGCGCAGGCCTCGTTGCCTGTCCAAACCCTGCGGACTCCCATGCCTTTCCCTCCCGTGTCCAGCGCCTACCACTTCTCCGGGGGCATTATCTTCCTGAGGCCCTCCATGCCGAGGCCCTCCCTGAGTGCTTTGACCAAGGCCTCTTCCTTCCTGGAGAGGTCCTTCAGGGTGGCCAGCACCTCCTCGACAAGGCCCAGGGGTATGCTGACCACACCCGTATCGTCCGCCATCACCACGTCCCCTGGGTTCACCCTGATCCCTCCGCAGGTAACAGGCCCGTTGATCTCAACCGCCTCGACCCTGAGCTTCCCTGTGAGGGGGGTCACCCCCCTGCTCCACACGGGAAACCCCTCGGCCCTCATGGCATCCACGTCCCGGACGCCGCCGTCAACTATGCAGGCGGCTATCCCCGCCCGGATAGCGGAGAGGGTTGAAAGCCCTCCCATGGTGGACACCCCCTCACGGCCGCCGTTGTCCATGACAACTACATCGCCCTCCCGGGCCAGGGCGTAGGCATCCCTGTCCCCCAGCCTCCCCGCCATGGACCTAGACTGCCCGTAGGTGGCGGTGCGCTGCTCCGGGATGTACCTTACGGTAATGGCGGGACCTGCCACGCTCTTGCCGGGGCACACCGGTCTTAGGACACTCGCGGGAACCGTCCCGGCCACCCCCAGTGAATCCAGGATGTCTGATACGGTGGCGGTGACCCCGGTGAACCGGCGGAGCTCCTCCAGGACCCCCTGGCAGGGCCTGGGTATCACAGGGCTCCGTATGACCTCCCGGGGCACGTTTCCGGGGGCTCGCTCCCGGTATCTCTCCCAAGCCTCTTCCACCTGCCGCTGGTCCATGGGCAGACCCTCCTCGCGGGAATCCTCTTCGGATGTGTTGGCTCAAATAATGAATATTGCGTACGTGCCCCCCGGACTCCTTCAAGGGCTGTTCCTCATAGCGGAAAAGGGTTCTGCTAGTCTTTGGGAGGTATGCGGGGCCGTGGCATAGAATGCCAGGGGACAGGTGCTGTGTTCTCGTGTGAGCGACGGGGGGTGAGCCACTTGCAGGGGGTATCCTTCAGGGTGGCCGGTGACAGGGCCCTGGCCGTGAGTCTTGGCGAGGAGGTAAGCGAGGACACCAGCAGGCGGGTGCAGTCGCTCTACAGGGCCATCCAGAGGGAGGGCATCCCGGGCCTCCTGGAGGCGATACCCACCTACTGCCAGATCTGCCTCTACTACGACCCCCTCATAACAGGTCCCCGCCAGCTCCAGGCGCGCCTTGAGGCCCTGGCCTCGGGCCTTGGCCCGGCAACGGAGGAGGCAGGCCTCGTGGAGGTCCCTATTTGCTTTGACGGCGAGTGCGCCCTGGACCTTGGCGCCCTGGCAAAACTCCACGGGATTCCCAGGGAAGAGATCATAGACATCTTCCTCGCCCGGGAGTACCTCGTGTTCATGCTAGGCTTCCTGCCTGGCCAGCCCTACCTGGGGGTACTGGATGAAAGGCTGGAGACACCCAGGCTCCCTACCCCTCGTTCCATGGTGGCCGCCAGGGCCGTGGGCATCGCTGGGCGACAGGTCACCATCCTCTCCTACGACACCCCTTCGGGCTGGCACTACCTGGGGCGGACCCCGCTGGACCTCTTCGATGTGGGCAAGGAGCCCCCCGTCCCCCTCAAGGGGGGTGACAGGGTGAGGTTCGTGAGGATAGACTATAGCGCTTACCACGCCATGCGGCGGGAGGTCCGGGTAACGTGAGGCCGGCCGTGTTGAGGGTCCTGGACGGGGGCTTCCTCACCACGGTGCAGGACGCAGGCCGGCCAGGCTACCAGGAGCTGGGGGTGTCCGCCTGCGGCGCCATGGACGCCTTTTCCTACTTTGTCGCCAACAGCCTGGTTGGCAGCCCGCCCGGGGCCGCTGTCCTGGAGGCAACCCTCTACGGTCCAGTCCTGGAGGCCCTGGAGCACCTCTCCCTGGCGGTGACAGGGGCCGAGACCCAGGTAACCTGTGACGGGCGGCCCGTGCCCATGTGGGAGGCCTTCTTCCTCCCCAGGGGCGCCCGGCTCTCCCTGGGGGGCTACACAGCGGGTGCCCGCTGCTACATCGCTATCAAGGGTGGGATAGACGTCCCCCTGGTGATGAACAGCCGCTCAACTGACCTCCGCACGGGATTCGGCGGCCTTGAGGGCCGCAGGATCGGCCCCGGGGACCTTCTAGGTCCCTGTGATGACCCGGCGCCCGGCGCCGAGGTGGGAAACCGGCTCCCCCGGGATCTGCGGCCAAGGCTCGGGCCAAGCCAGCGGGTGCGGGTGATCGTGGGGCCTGAGGCTGACCACTTCCGCCAGGAGGGCATCGACACCCTCCTGGGATCCGAGTACACCCTGACCCAAAAGGTGAACCGCATGGGATGCAGGCTTGACGGGCCCACCATCCGCCACAGTGAGAAGGGGCCGAACATCATAAGCAACGCAGTGCCTGACGGCAGCATACAGGTGCCCGGGGGCGCAAAGCCCATCTTGATGCTGAAGGACAGCCAGACAACGGGGGGCTACCCCAAGATAGCGGTGGTGACCTCGCCTGACCTTGACCGGTGCAGCCAGGTGGTCCCTGGAAACAGCCTTTCCTTCCAGGCTGTAAGCCTGGAAGACGCGCATGCGGCCTACAGGGAGTACCGGGGATTCCTGGATGACCCACCGCTGGAGAGGCCCAGGGGGATGAGGGTGTTCATGGTGCGGCTGAGGGGCGCGGGGGACTTCCACGTAACCCTGGAGCCCTCCGGTTGAGGCCTGGTGGGGTTGTTAACTAGCATTAGGGAGGGAAGAGCGGGTGAGAAACCTTAAGCATGACCTGAAGGCATCCAGGCCCGTCCTCGGCGTGTTCATGGCCATCCCCAGCCCCCAGCTGGTGGAGGTGGTGGCGCTGGAGGGGTTCGACTTCGTCATCATTGACGAGGAGCACGGCTCCTCCCCCAGCTCCGGGGCCACTGAGAGCCTGGTGCTCTCGGCCTACGCCTCCTCCATCTACCCCATAGTCAGGGTGCCCTGCGCCAGTCGCTGGGCGATACTGAGGCCGCTAGACCTGGGCGCCAAGGGGGTCCAGGTGCCTCTGGTCTGCACCAGGGAGGATGCCCAGGCTGTGGTGGGCTTTGCCAAGTACCCTCCACTGGGTACCCGGGGCGCGGCCTTCTCCACGCGCATGGGCAGGTATGGGCTTGATACGGGCCCTCAGGCCCTCCAGAGGGCAAACGAGGAGTCCCTGGTCATCGTGCACGTGGAGAACCGGCAGGGAATGGACAACCTCGATGAGATCCTGCGGGTGCCCGGCATCGACGTGGTGTTCATCGGTCCCACGGACCTTTCGGTGTCCCTGGGGCACCCCGGTGAGACGGACCACCCTGTGGTGAAGGAGGCCATAGAGACCATCCTGGGAAAGACGATGGGGGCTAACCTGCAGGCGGGCATCTACGTGACCGGCCCCGGGGACGCCGCCAGGAGGCACGAGCAGGGGTTCACCTACCTGGCCACGGGCATCGCCGGCCTGGTCATGAAGGGATGCAGGTGGATGCTGGGCCGGTGAGACTGGCCCCGCATACCCGAAAGGGTGGTCCCGGCGCTGCCCGGAGGCGTGCCGGGACCGGTTTCATCCAGGGGGGTCACCCCCTGAACCAGTCTATCTTTTGGATAGCGTAGGCCCCCTGGATGCGCCGGTTCCTTACGGGGTCCTCCATCTCGAACTCGAAGTAGTCCGATACGCCCAGGCCTTCCTTGGCCAGGGCGGCCACTGTCCCGGAGTACACCACCGCCCCCTCCAGGGAGCCCGTGACGTGCCTCTTCATATGCTCCAGGAGGTCGCCGGGGGTCAGGATCAGCGAGAGAGCCGCCTCCTGGTACATGGTCTTCCTGCCCCGCCCTGTCCAGCTCCGGATGACTACCTGGTCCCAGTGGTCCTTGATGTCATTGTAGGACCACACCCGGGACGCCATGACATTGGGGGTAATCCGCTTGGACGCGGGGATGTCCAGCCGTTCCAGTTCCCGGTCCGTGTGATCGCTGCCCACTCCCACCCACATCCGGCCACCGGAGAGGAGGAGTACGTACTCAACCTCCCCAGAGGTCTTGTCCCCGTAGACCTCTATGCTGTCCCCCAGGGTCATGCGGTCCCGGGGGATGGCGAAGAACACCGGGGTTTCAGTGGGCGGCGGTATCCCTTCCCTCTCCAGTTCCTCGACATGGGCCATGACAGCGGCCCTGTCCCGCCCGGAATAGCCTCCGTTGATGACCCTGTTCACAGGGAAGTCAAACCTGCCGTTATCATCCTCCAGCCTCAGCGTGAGCAACATCCCACCCCCGTTTAGTTCTTGACCTGCAACAAGACATCTTGAAGGAGACGGCAAAGACCCACTATCGTCTGGACAGCAGGGCCCATTGCCGTCTTTCGTCTTTCCTCCATTTTTCGGGCCAGGGCCAGGGGCACTACCATCTGGTGTTCCCGAACCCCCGGAGAGTACCTGTAGACGGGCAGTACACCCGCGTGTCTAGACCAGTGCTCACCCGATCTCAGGCTCCCGGAAAGCCCGGGCCAGAGGCTGTTCGCCACGTGGATGCCCCCGGTCCAGGCAGGCTGCTCTACCAGCACCCCAACGTGGAGGTCGAGGATATCCTCGCCGGCGAATCCCCCGAAACACACCCAGTCCCAGGAGATGCCCTCCGCAGTGCCGTGCCTGGCAATCATGGAGGCCTGCACCTCCTCATCGAGGCCTACGGCGAACTCCAGGTTCATGAGCTGGTGATGTGCCTCCCGGATCACCCTCTGGGCCAATTCCCGGTAGACGCAGGCCGGATCCTTCACCATGAGTCACCCCCCACCAGGCGTCCCGACTTCATCACAGTGTGTACCCTAAGGAGGTCACCCGGGCGTTCCAGGGGGTTCCCGTCGATGGCCAGGACATCGGCGAGGCAGCCCGGCTCCAGGCGGCCGATGTCGTCCCTCCCGCAGGCTTCGGCCCCTACCAGGGTGGCTGCCCTGAGGCTCTCCATGGGGTCCATGCCCATCTCCCTGAGGGCGGTTACCTCCATGTGGTAGTTCTCCGGGGGATGCAGGGGAGCCCCGGCGTCTGTGCCCACGGCGATCCTGACCCCCTTTCGTATGGCCTCGGGGAGGCTCTGGCGCTGGGCATCCACCACCTCCTGGACCTTTTCCCTGACGTAGCCCGGTATCCCTAGTTCCACGGCGTCCTCCCGGCTTGCCCTGAGGAACCATGAGGCCGTGGGTACCAGGAACACCCCCCTTTCCCTCATGGTCTTGAGGGCTTCCTCCCCCGCGTAGTTGCCGTGCTCAATGGCATCAACCCCAGCCTCCAGGGCCTCCTTGATGCCCTGGAGGCCCTCGGCGTGAGCCGCCACTGGGATCCCCTTCCTGTGGGCCTCCCTCACGGCCACGGACATCTCCCCCGCGGTCATCTGGGCTGACCCAGGCTCCTCGCCCGGGGTGTAGACCCCGCCGGTAGCCATCACCTTGATCAAGTCAACCCCCGCCTTGATCAGGCTTCTCACCGCCTTGAGGATATCCTGCTCGCCGTCGACCTCCCAGGCGACCACGGGGTGCATGTGCCCCCCGGTCATGGTCAGGGGCGCGCCGCTGGTGATGATGTTGGGGCCAGGCCAGAGCCCCTCATTTACGGCCCACCTCAAGGACAGCACCGTGTCCATTAGGGACCCCACGTCCCTAACGGTGGTGATCCCGGCCACGAGATGGCGGCGGGCCTGGGCGGCCGCCACCATGGCCACGCGGGTGGGAGAAAGGCCCCTGATCCTGGCGTCCGGGTCCGCCGAGCCATCCCAGACCAGGTGAACGTGGGCATTCACAAGGCCCGGCATCAGGAACCTGCCGCGAAGGTCGAGAACCTCAGGGTCGCCCCGGGTTACCGGGTCGCCCTCCCCCATCTCCTGTATGCGCTCGCCCTCAACGAGGATATAACCCCTGTCTATTACCTGCCCTGCCCTGGTGTCCAGCATGGGACCACCCTTGATTAGAAGCATGGCACTTCCCCTTCCTGTGGGGATGGGGAAGGCCCCTCAAGGCCATGAAGGGCCCCCCCGGAAGCCCCCGATCTTTGGCAATCTACCTGTCAGGGAAGAAGGGCCCCCACAGGTTCTCCGGCGCCGGCCTCGTGGCCAGAGTGGCCACGACCAGCGCGACTATGCCTGTGAACACCCCGGTTGCCACAGGGGGTATGCCTATCACGCTGGTCCCGAACCGGAACTGCCAGAACAGGAACACCGCCAGGCCGCTGGTGATGGATACCCAGACGGATGTGGCGTTCACCCTCTTCCAGTACAGGCCTATCAGGGTTGGCGCGAAGAAACCGATGGCCAGGAGGCCCCAGCTGAGTCCCGCCACGGCGATGAGCATCGGGTGCTTGTAGGTGGTGAAGACGAAGGCCAGGGCCCAGACGACTGACACCATGATGCGGCTTATCCAGAGGAGCGAGCGCTCGGGGGTGCCCGGCCAGAAGTTCTTCACGATGTCGATGGTGGCGCAGCCGGCGACCAGCACCATCTGGCTGTCAATGGTGGACATGGCCGCAGCCAAGAGGCCCCCAAAGAGCAGCCCCGTGAAGACCGGCGGCATGTAGGTCATGAATAGGTGGGGGTAGATCCAGTCTCCTGTCATCCCCTCCGGCATGGTGGGCACGAGGATCCGCCCTCCCAGGCCAATGGAGGTGAACAGGAAGTAGATCAGGCACAGGGCCACCCAGGAGTAGGCATACTTCTGGAGGGCCGTCTTTATGTCCTTGGCCGACTGCATCCTCACGAGGTACTGGGGGTGGGTGGCCACGCCGCCCAGCCACGGCAGCATCATGAAGAAGATGGCCAGGGGCACGTAGGGACCCAGGGCGCTCACCAGTGTCCCGGGCACAGGTGGCACCCCGCCCGCCACCGGGGGTGCCGTCACCTGGGAGAGACCGGCGTACATGCCCGATATCCAGCCTACCTTGGAGAGCACCCAGAAGCCGCCGATGAGGGTAACCGCCACGAAAACGACGGCCTGGAAGACGTCTGTCCATACTACAGCCATGTAGCCGCCCATGAGGGTATAGGCCAGGCACACCAGGGAACCGATGAGGAGCCCATGGATGAAGGCGCCTCCCGTGGCGAGGCTCCACACGATACCGATGGCACTGAACTGCACCACAAGGGAGAAGATCACGGCGATGATGGTGATGATTCCGGCCAGGACCTGCAGACTCCTGGAGTCATAGCGGATGGCGTAGAACTGCGGCGGGGTGTTGAAGGTAACCCGTCTGTAGCGAGCGGCCACAATGGGGCCGAACAGGGCGCCGCTGGCGTAGAAGATGGGAAACCAAGCCCCCGCCACCCCTATGTTGTAGACCACACCAATCCCCGCCAGCATGGATACGGCGCTCAGGTAGGTGGCCAGATAAGTGCCTGTTGAAGGAAGAATTCCCAGCCTGTGCCCGCCGACGATGTAGTCTTCCACGTCCCTGGTTTGCTTCATGCCCCAGTAGCCTATGTAGAGCACCACCAGCAGGTAGATGATGATGATCCCAAGAACCAATCCCTCCACCTCCCTTTCATAGCTTTCGCAGCATAATCCAGGCCGTGACCACAGGCAGCAGTGTGACCGCCATCATGAAGAGTATGAGTCCCACGAACCCGCCCATGACATCTCACCCCCTTTGCCAAAAAGAGTATAGGGGACGTAGGGTCCCGCTAGTCTGGCCGGGCAACCGGCACTGGACTGGTGTCCAAGGACATGGAGGCGGCATTGCTTGGTGCGTGCGGAGGGATGAAAGGGTGGCAGTGCAATTTCAGGCTTTCGTCAATTGCCGGAAATTCCCTTCCAGGGGCGTTCCGCATGGAGGAAAAAGGAGAGCGCCCGTAAGATGGGGCCACCCGATCCGGGGGCTTGCCAAAGGCGCTAGAGTAATGGCGTGCCTTGTTCTGCAGGGCCTCTCTATGAATATGGTGGCGTTGGGCTTGGCGTGCTCCAGAAGTGTTTCAGTGGCCTCCCGGGCATCTCGGGGGTCTTTGGGAAGCCACGCCAGTACCTCTTGGTCGGGGATGGCCCTGGTCCCCTGGATATCCCTTCCTGTGATGACTCCGGCGCAGCGGCAGGCAGCCTCAAGGGAGCCGGCGAGGGCTCCCCGGGGGCGATAGCAGCCACCCGCTGGAGGGTTCAATCCATCCCACCATCCTCCGGGGTGCCGCACCATTCCTCTAAGGAAAAACAAGGCAAGTGGGTCTTCCAATTCCTAGATCAAGCAGTGTGAATCTAAATGTTAATCACTCTTTTCGGAACTATCGCAGGAAAAACCTGCCGCATACAGAAAAACTCCTTAAAGCCTTCCGGCGAACTCCGAGCCCAGGGAGCCCCTGACCAGTCCAGGGAGCCCTATATGAAAAGCCGGGATCACCTCGCGTTTTCTGGAAAGGGGGGATTCCACTTTACAGCTAATGCCAGTGGGCACTGGATGCAGATCTACCGGTGGCCGAAAGGCATTCCTGAGCCAGGGTACTAGATGCGACGCTCATCAAAGTGGGAATCAACTAAGGGGGGGTTACACAAGATGAGATCCAGCGCGTTGGCCCTGTTGCTGGTGGGGGTGATGCTAATCGCAAGCGCCTGCGGGACCGCGACACCCGCCCCGGAGCCCGAACCCAGTGAGGAGGAAGAACCCGCCGAGGAGTTCCCCAGTGAGATCAAGATCGGTGTGGTATACCCGCTCACGGGGGCCGTTGCCATGGTGGGCAATGACATGAAGGCCGTCATTGAGCTGGCCGCCGACATAGTGAACACTAACCACGACCTTGACATGCTCCTTGCCCGTACCGAGGGTCTGCCCAACCTTGGCGGGGCCAAGGTAGTTCCCATCTTCGCTGACCACCAGGGAGACCCGGAGATCGGTGCCGCCGAGACTGAAAGGCTCATTACCCAGGAGGGTGTTGTGGCCGTGGTCGGCGCCTACCACAGCGCCGTTAGCGCCACGGCAAGCACGGTCTGCGAGAGGCTGGGCATTCCCTACCTTAGCGGAGAGTCCTCCTCCCCCATGCTCACGGACCGCGGTTTCCAGTGGTTCTTCCGCACGAGCCCTCACGACGTACACTTCTCGCTGGCCATGTTCGACTTCCTTGAGGAGTTCCAGGAAAAGACCGGTGAGGAGATCAAGACAATAGTGCTCTTGCACGAGGATACCCTCTTCGGCGAGGACAGCGCCAACATCCAGACAGGCCTGGCCGGGGACAGGGGTTACGAGGTCCTGGACAGGATGCGCTACAGCCAGAAGGCAGCAAGTCTCACCAGCGAGGTCCAGAGGGTCAAGTCCCTCAACCCGGATGTGTTGATGCCCACGTCCTACGCGCCCGATGCCATCCTCATGGTACAGACCCTGGAGGAACTCAAGTTCAATCCCAAGTTCGTCATAGCGCAGGACGCCGGTCATGAAGACCCCACCTTCGTCCAGGCGATGGGCCTGAAGGCTGAGGGTACCATAACCCGTTCAGTGTTCAGCCCGGAATTCGTCGAGTCAATACCCCTTGTCAAGCCCATCAATGACATGTTCGTGGAGAGGCACGGNNNNNNNNNNCGACGGTGTAACCGCCAGATCCTTCACGGGCTTCTGGGTGTTGTGCGAGGCCATCAACAGGGCGGGAAGCACCGAGCCTGAGAAGATCCGCCAAGCGCTCCGGGAGACCAACATCTCCCCGGACAACCTGATCATGCCCTGGAGGGGAGTGAAGTTCGACGAGACCGGCCAGAACACCCTGGTGGATGCAGTCTTGCTCCAGCTCCAGGGAGGCAAGTACAGACCCATATGGCCCTTCGGTGTGGCCACCACAGAAGTGATCTACCCGATGCCGGCATGGAAGTAGCCCCGCCCCTTGGCCCTTGGGCTTCGTGAGACCCAGGCATCGAGCACGGCGGGCTGAGCCTCACTAGGCCAAAGAGAGGCGTAGCTGGGCTTCCCGCCGTAGAGGTTCTAGGGGCTGGCGCGGGCGGGTCTTCCCCCCGCTCGGGAGACCTGCCCGCCACCTTTATCCCTTTAAAAAAATGGGGCGGCGAGGGGGACACACAATGGATCTTATACAGGCCATTGTCAGCGGCGTTCTCATGGGTTTCATCTACGCCCTGGTAGCAGCGGGCCTGAGTTTTATATACGGTGTTATGGGTCTTATTAACTTCGCCCATGGCGCGCTGCTGATGCTCTCCATGTACAGCGCCTTCTGGATCAACACCTATTCTGGGCTTAAGCCTCTCGCGGCAGTGCCCTTGACTGCCAGCCTCATGTTCCTTGTAGGCATGGGTCTTTACCGTGGCCTCATCAGGAGGATGCTGGATGCCCCCTTCCTGATGCAGGCGGTTCTCACCTTTG includes:
- the pxpB gene encoding 5-oxoprolinase subunit PxpB, which encodes MRGRGIECQGTGAVFSCERRGVSHLQGVSFRVAGDRALAVSLGEEVSEDTSRRVQSLYRAIQREGIPGLLEAIPTYCQICLYYDPLITGPRQLQARLEALASGLGPATEEAGLVEVPICFDGECALDLGALAKLHGIPREEIIDIFLAREYLVFMLGFLPGQPYLGVLDERLETPRLPTPRSMVAARAVGIAGRQVTILSYDTPSGWHYLGRTPLDLFDVGKEPPVPLKGGDRVRFVRIDYSAYHAMRREVRVT
- a CDS encoding 2-oxoacid:acceptor oxidoreductase subunit alpha: MGVRRVWTGNEACAEAAIAAGMRFFAGYPITPASEIAEVLARRLPEVGGSFIQMEDEIASIGAVIGASMAGAKSMTATSGPGFSLMQENLGFAAMAEVPCVVVDVQRVGPSSGVATHPAQGDVMQARWGTHGDHPVVALAPWSSRETYDVTVKAFNISERFRLPVVILSDAMVGHMSEDMEVPGSLEIVERPRPGVPPEEYQPYRAAGDGVPPMASFGDGYTWYTTGIVHDDTGFPCTGHPPTIDRAIRRLNSKVTEDVAMYEEYWLEDAEAVIVAYGSVARWALAAVKGLRAEGCRVGLFRPVILWPFPARELAGALGRAALAVVPEMNLGQILGEVERAAPKDVRVVGVNRVDSRMISIQEIAGVVKEACSS
- a CDS encoding biotin-dependent carboxyltransferase family protein — encoded protein: MRPAVLRVLDGGFLTTVQDAGRPGYQELGVSACGAMDAFSYFVANSLVGSPPGAAVLEATLYGPVLEALEHLSLAVTGAETQVTCDGRPVPMWEAFFLPRGARLSLGGYTAGARCYIAIKGGIDVPLVMNSRSTDLRTGFGGLEGRRIGPGDLLGPCDDPAPGAEVGNRLPRDLRPRLGPSQRVRVIVGPEADHFRQEGIDTLLGSEYTLTQKVNRMGCRLDGPTIRHSEKGPNIISNAVPDGSIQVPGGAKPILMLKDSQTTGGYPKIAVVTSPDLDRCSQVVPGNSLSFQAVSLEDAHAAYREYRGFLDDPPLERPRGMRVFMVRLRGAGDFHVTLEPSG
- a CDS encoding amidohydrolase family protein: MLLIKGGPMLDTRAGQVIDRGYILVEGERIQEMGEGDPVTRGDPEVLDLRGRFLMPGLVNAHVHLVWDGSADPDARIRGLSPTRVAMVAAAQARRHLVAGITTVRDVGSLMDTVLSLRWAVNEGLWPGPNIITSGAPLTMTGGHMHPVVAWEVDGEQDILKAVRSLIKAGVDLIKVMATGGVYTPGEEPGSAQMTAGEMSVAVREAHRKGIPVAAHAEGLQGIKEALEAGVDAIEHGNYAGEEALKTMRERGVFLVPTASWFLRASREDAVELGIPGYVREKVQEVVDAQRQSLPEAIRKGVRIAVGTDAGAPLHPPENYHMEVTALREMGMDPMESLRAATLVGAEACGRDDIGRLEPGCLADVLAIDGNPLERPGDLLRVHTVMKSGRLVGGDSW
- a CDS encoding RNA-guided endonuclease TnpB family protein, whose translation is MKTYCFKLYQSKRNKRLHKALNIAGSLYNHLIALHRRYYRLYGKSLNVNKLMKHITKLKKKKRFAYWNLLGSQAIQDIAQRIDRAYKL
- a CDS encoding RraA family protein; the encoded protein is MDQRQVEEAWERYRERAPGNVPREVIRSPVIPRPCQGVLEELRRFTGVTATVSDILDSLGVAGTVPASVLRPVCPGKSVAGPAITVRYIPEQRTATYGQSRSMAGRLGDRDAYALAREGDVVVMDNGGREGVSTMGGLSTLSAIRAGIAACIVDGGVRDVDAMRAEGFPVWSRGVTPLTGKLRVEAVEINGPVTCGGIRVNPGDVVMADDTGVVSIPLGLVEEVLATLKDLSRKEEALVKALREGLGMEGLRKIMPPEKW
- a CDS encoding thiamine pyrophosphate-dependent enzyme is translated as MTGGFARTIQTYLRPERLPTIWCQGCGNGIVIGALIRALAGSGVRREDVVVVSGIGCSGRASGYLNLPGFQPTHGRALPFATGVKIANPSLMVVAIMGDGDCLSIGGNHFLHAARRNLDITALVLNNSNYGMTGGQYAPTTPKGGLTTTTPYGNAERAVDIPALAQVAGATYVARSTSYHALELSGYIKRALVHRGFSVVEALCHCPTQYGKMNRLGSPVNMLKLQRDLAVSQARAASMPAGELAGRIITGEMVKPEGQGEEDYTTAYARVIKRAMEQARPVEETHECIPSLSGGYDPPLGKPTLLRVG
- a CDS encoding DUF2848 family protein → MLTLRLEDDNGRFDFPVNRVINGGYSGRDRAAVMAHVEELEREGIPPPTETPVFFAIPRDRMTLGDSIEVYGDKTSGEVEYVLLLSGGRMWVGVGSDHTDRELERLDIPASKRITPNVMASRVWSYNDIKDHWDQVVIRSWTGRGRKTMYQEAALSLILTPGDLLEHMKRHVTGSLEGAVVYSGTVAALAKEGLGVSDYFEFEMEDPVRNRRIQGAYAIQKIDWFRG
- a CDS encoding aldolase/citrate lyase family protein, which encodes MRNLKHDLKASRPVLGVFMAIPSPQLVEVVALEGFDFVIIDEEHGSSPSSGATESLVLSAYASSIYPIVRVPCASRWAILRPLDLGAKGVQVPLVCTREDAQAVVGFAKYPPLGTRGAAFSTRMGRYGLDTGPQALQRANEESLVIVHVENRQGMDNLDEILRVPGIDVVFIGPTDLSVSLGHPGETDHPVVKEAIETILGKTMGANLQAGIYVTGPGDAARRHEQGFTYLATGIAGLVMKGCRWMLGR